One genomic window of Mustela lutreola isolate mMusLut2 chromosome 14, mMusLut2.pri, whole genome shotgun sequence includes the following:
- the GORAB gene encoding RAB6-interacting golgin, giving the protein MCLGRRVGSRGSEVRAFWGRGQPRRMARGWAGFSDEELRRLKQAKDPFEPQRRLPVKKSRQQLQREKALQEQSQKLGLQDGSSSVPPEQLLSAPKSSFNSPGPHSSLRVPPGPLTLASLVGDGKSQGTESPPRELGLENSHDSHKNTEVLPPKPDCRMEKKKVELQEKSRWEVLQEEQRLMEEKNKRKKALLAKAIAERSKRTQAETLKLKRIQKELQALDDMVSADIGILRNRIDQASLEYSCARKRYDRAEAEYVAAKLELQRKTETKERLTEHLCTIIQQNELRKAKKLEELMQQLDVQADEETLELEVEVERLLYEQETGAGKQVLHLERPFQPSGESVTLGFAKESKNDQEHATSLKIDEQRENPSSIPLQSPGQNQEIKTLVKAISAARTT; this is encoded by the exons ATGTGCCTGGGCCGTCGCGTTGGCAGTCGCGGCTCCGAGGTCCGGGCGTTCTGGGGGCGCGGGCAGCCGAGGCGCATGGCGCGGGGTTGGGCCGGCTTCTCTGACGAGGAGCTGAGGCGACTGAAGCAGGCTAAAG ATCCATTTGAACCACAGCGACGTCTCCCTGTGAAGAAAAGTCGACAACAACTTCAGCGGGAAAAAGCTCTTCAAGAGCAAAGCCAAAAACTTGGACTTCAAGATGGATCAAGCTCAGTACCTCCAGAGCAGCTGCTTTCTGCACCAAAATCAAGCTTTAATAGTCCAGGACCACATTCTTCTCTCCGTGTTCCTCCTGGTCCTCTTACACTCGCCTCTCTTGTCGGTGATGGAAAATCACAGGGGACTGAAAGTCCACCAAGGGAACTGGGACTTGAGAATTCCCATGATAGTCACAAAAACACCGAGGTTCTGCCCCCAAAGCCAGACTgcagaatggaaaaaaagaaagtggaatt GCAAGAAAAGTCTCGTTGGGAAGTCCTCCAGGAGGAACAACGGctaatggaagagaaaaataaacgtAAGAAAGCTCTTTTGGCTAAAGCTATTGCAGAAAG ATCTAAAAGAACTCAAGCAGAGACCTTGAAACTAAAGCGGATTCAAAAGGAGTTACAGGCTCTAGATGACATGGTGTCAGCTGACATTGGAATCCTCAGAAACCGGATAGATCAGGCCAGCCTCGAGTATTCGTGTGCGCG GAAGCGCTATGACAGGGCTGAAGCAGAGTATGTCGCGGCGAAGCTAGAGCTACAGCGCAAGACTGAGACTAAAGAGCGACTCACTGAGCACCTCTGTACCATCATACAGCAGAACGAGCTCCGCAAGGCTAAGAAGTTGGAAGAGTTGATGCAGCAGCTGGATGTACAAGCTGACGAGGAGACTCTGGAGCTCGAAGTGGAGGTGGAGAGATTGCTTTACGAGCAAGAAACCGGAGCAGGGAAACAGGTGCTTCACTTGGAGAGGCCGTTTCAGCCCTCTGGGGAGAGTGTGACATTAGGATTTGCCAAAGAGAGCAAAAATGATCAAGAACACGCCACTTCCCTAAAGATAGATGAACAGCGTGAAAATCCCAGCAGCATTCCCCTTCAAAGTCCAGgccaaaatcaagaaattaaaactctTGTAAAGGCCATTTCAGCTGCTCGGACCACATGA